A single genomic interval of Dromiciops gliroides isolate mDroGli1 chromosome 1, mDroGli1.pri, whole genome shotgun sequence harbors:
- the LOC122735034 gene encoding septin-10-like isoform X2, producing MASSDVARHMISDENPRCLTIAGHVGFESLPDQLVNRSIQQGFCFNILCVGETGIGKSTLIDTLFNTNFDSSVCSHFHPNVRLKAQTYELQESNVRLKLTIVNTVGFGDQINKEDSYRPIVDYIDAQFEAYLQEEMKIKRSLFNYRDSRIHVCLYFISPTGHSLKTLDLLTMKKLDSRVNIIPVIAKADTITKAELQKFKLRLMNELVTNGIQIYLFPTDDETVAQLNASMNGHLPFAVVGSTEEVRLGNKMVKARQYPWGIVQVENENHCDFVKLREMLICTNMEDLREQTHIRHYENYRRCKLEETGFKDANLEKKPVKSSRQNLNILKEFIKKKD from the exons ATGGCTTCCTCCGATGTGGCACGGCATATG atatcAGATGAAAACCCTCGTTGTTTAACTATAGCTGGCCATGTGGGTTTTGAAAGTTTGCCTGATCAGTTAGTCAACAGGTCCATTCAGCAAGGGTTCTGTTTCAACATTCTCTGTGTTGGGGAAACTGGAATCGGAAAGTCAACCCTGATAGACACGTTGTTTAACACTAATTTTGATAGCTCCGTATGCTCACACTTTCACCCAAACGTAAGACTTAAAGCCCAGACATATGAACTCCAGGAAAGCAATGTCCGTTTGAAACTGACCATCGTAAATACAGTGGGATTTGGAGACCAGATAAATAAAGAAGATAGCTATCGACCAATAGTCGATTACATAGATGCTCAATTTGAGGCCTATCTCCAAGAAGAAATGAAGATTAAACGATCGCTCTTTAACTACCGAGATTCTCGAATCCATGTCTGCCTTTACTTTATTTCACCTACAGGTCATTCCCTTAAGACCCTTGACTTATTAACCATGAAGAAACTTGATAGTAGGGTAAATATAATCCCTGTGATTGCCAAAGCAGATACAATTACTAAAGCTGAATTGCAGAAGTTTAAGCTTAGACTCATGAATGAATTGGTCACCAATGGAATCCAAATATACCTTTTTccaacagatgatgaaactgttGCTCAGCTTAATGCTTCAATGAACGGACATTTACCATTTGCTGTTGTGGGTAGCACAGAGGAGGTCAGGCTGGGAAATAAGATGGTGAAAGCTCGTCAGTACCCTTGGGGCATTGTGCAAGTGGAAAATGAAAATCACTGTGACTTTGTAAAACTCCGGGAAATGCTTATTTGCACAAATATGGAAGACTTGAGAGAACAAACCCATATTCGACACTATGAAAATTATAGGCGTTGCAAACTGGAGGAAACTGGTTTTAAAGATGCAAACCTAGAGAAAAAACCTGTGA AGAGCTCCAGGCAAAATTTGAACATCTTAAAAGAATTCATCAAGAAGAAAGActga
- the LOC122735034 gene encoding septin-10-like isoform X3: MASSDVARHMVYQVNIIPVIAKADTITKAELQKFKLRLMNELVTNGIQIYLFPTDDETVAQLNASMNGHLPFAVVGSTEEVRLGNKMVKARQYPWGIVQVENENHCDFVKLREMLICTNMEDLREQTHIRHYENYRRCKLEETGFKDANLEKKPVKSSRQNLNILKEFIKKKD; encoded by the exons ATGGCTTCCTCCGATGTGGCACGGCATATGGTCTATCA GGTAAATATAATCCCTGTGATTGCCAAAGCAGATACAATTACTAAAGCTGAATTGCAGAAGTTTAAGCTTAGACTCATGAATGAATTGGTCACCAATGGAATCCAAATATACCTTTTTccaacagatgatgaaactgttGCTCAGCTTAATGCTTCAATGAACGGACATTTACCATTTGCTGTTGTGGGTAGCACAGAGGAGGTCAGGCTGGGAAATAAGATGGTGAAAGCTCGTCAGTACCCTTGGGGCATTGTGCAAGTGGAAAATGAAAATCACTGTGACTTTGTAAAACTCCGGGAAATGCTTATTTGCACAAATATGGAAGACTTGAGAGAACAAACCCATATTCGACACTATGAAAATTATAGGCGTTGCAAACTGGAGGAAACTGGTTTTAAAGATGCAAACCTAGAGAAAAAACCTGTGA AGAGCTCCAGGCAAAATTTGAACATCTTAAAAGAATTCATCAAGAAGAAAGActga
- the LOC122735034 gene encoding septin-10-like isoform X1 — translation MASSDVARHMVYQSLVGIKATCVTSQPCKEEKISDENPRCLTIAGHVGFESLPDQLVNRSIQQGFCFNILCVGETGIGKSTLIDTLFNTNFDSSVCSHFHPNVRLKAQTYELQESNVRLKLTIVNTVGFGDQINKEDSYRPIVDYIDAQFEAYLQEEMKIKRSLFNYRDSRIHVCLYFISPTGHSLKTLDLLTMKKLDSRVNIIPVIAKADTITKAELQKFKLRLMNELVTNGIQIYLFPTDDETVAQLNASMNGHLPFAVVGSTEEVRLGNKMVKARQYPWGIVQVENENHCDFVKLREMLICTNMEDLREQTHIRHYENYRRCKLEETGFKDANLEKKPVSVQEAYEFKRYESFGELQRKEEEMKKLFVKRVKEKEAILKEAERELQAKFEHLKRIHQEERLKLEEKRRTLDDEISALGKRKAASELKASL, via the coding sequence ATGGCTTCCTCCGATGTGGCACGGCATATGGTCTATCAGTCTCTTGTGGGAATCAAAGCAACTTGTGTCACCTCCCAACCttgcaaagaagaaaagatatcAGATGAAAACCCTCGTTGTTTAACTATAGCTGGCCATGTGGGTTTTGAAAGTTTGCCTGATCAGTTAGTCAACAGGTCCATTCAGCAAGGGTTCTGTTTCAACATTCTCTGTGTTGGGGAAACTGGAATCGGAAAGTCAACCCTGATAGACACGTTGTTTAACACTAATTTTGATAGCTCCGTATGCTCACACTTTCACCCAAACGTAAGACTTAAAGCCCAGACATATGAACTCCAGGAAAGCAATGTCCGTTTGAAACTGACCATCGTAAATACAGTGGGATTTGGAGACCAGATAAATAAAGAAGATAGCTATCGACCAATAGTCGATTACATAGATGCTCAATTTGAGGCCTATCTCCAAGAAGAAATGAAGATTAAACGATCGCTCTTTAACTACCGAGATTCTCGAATCCATGTCTGCCTTTACTTTATTTCACCTACAGGTCATTCCCTTAAGACCCTTGACTTATTAACCATGAAGAAACTTGATAGTAGGGTAAATATAATCCCTGTGATTGCCAAAGCAGATACAATTACTAAAGCTGAATTGCAGAAGTTTAAGCTTAGACTCATGAATGAATTGGTCACCAATGGAATCCAAATATACCTTTTTccaacagatgatgaaactgttGCTCAGCTTAATGCTTCAATGAACGGACATTTACCATTTGCTGTTGTGGGTAGCACAGAGGAGGTCAGGCTGGGAAATAAGATGGTGAAAGCTCGTCAGTACCCTTGGGGCATTGTGCAAGTGGAAAATGAAAATCACTGTGACTTTGTAAAACTCCGGGAAATGCTTATTTGCACAAATATGGAAGACTTGAGAGAACAAACCCATATTCGACACTATGAAAATTATAGGCGTTGCAAACTGGAGGAAACTGGTTTTAAAGATGCAAACCTAGAGAAAAAACCTGTGAGTGTTCAGGAGGCTTATGAATTCAAAAGGTATGAATCTTTTGGCGAActtcaaaggaaagaagaggagatgaaAAAATTGTTTGTGAAGCgagtgaaagagaaagaagccATTTTGAAAGAAGCTGAGAGAGAGCTCCAGGCAAAATTTGAACATCTTAAAAGAATTCATCAAGAAGAAAGActgaaacttgaagaaaagagaagaacttTAGACGACGAAATAAGTGCTCTTGGTAAAAGGAAAGCTGCATCTGAACTAAAAGCCAGCCTTTAA